In Glycine max cultivar Williams 82 chromosome 7, Glycine_max_v4.0, whole genome shotgun sequence, a single window of DNA contains:
- the LOC100787101 gene encoding coq4p domain-containing protein isoform X1, which produces MIEGGRIWLKAWQQAAVAVGSTVGALLDPRRADLIAALGETTGKHAFERVLQRMKSSPEGRALLLERPRVVCAKVGHAWDLAANTFGAAYARFMGSRNFSPDDRPPVRFMDTDELAYVAMRAREVHDFWHTLFDLPTNLIGETALKLIEFEQMGLPMCLLSVIGGTARFNEKQRKLFYQHYFPWAIRAGMQSTDLMCVYYEQHFHEDLEDVRRKLQIVPAPTVP; this is translated from the exons ATGATAGAAGGTGGTAGAATCTGGCTGAAGGCATGGCAGCAGGCAGCTGTGGCAGTGGGTTCCACGGTGGGGGCGTTGTTGGACCCTCGAAGAGCAGATTTGATAGCAGCTCTTGGTGAGACCACTGGAAAGCATGCTTTTGAGAGAGTTCTACAAAGGATGAAGAGTTCCCCTGAAGGGAGG GCCTTACTATTGGAGCGCCCTCGTGTTGTTTGTGCAAAGGTAGGACATGCTTGGGATCTGGCAGCAAACACATTCGGTGCTGCCTATGCGAGGTTTATGGGATCTAGGAACTTTTCGCCAGATGATCGACCTCCTGTGCGGTTCATGGACACAGATGAACTGGCCTATGTAGCCATGCGGGCTCGTGAAGTGCATGACTTCTGGCATACCCTTTTTGACCTTCCTACTAACTTGATTGGGGAGACAGCACTGAAGCTCATTGAATTTGAGCAGATGGGCCTTCCTATGTGTCTGCTGTCCGTTATAGGGGGCACGGCTAGATTCAATGAAAAGCAGAGAAAATTGTTTTATCAGCACTACTTCCCTTGGGCCATTCGTGCTGGCATGCAATCGACTGATCTTATGTGTGTATATTATGAGCAACATTTTCATGAAGACTTGGAAGATGTTCGCAGAAAATTGCAAATTGTTCCTGCTCCCACTGTTCCTTAA
- the MPK4B gene encoding mitogen-activated protein kinase MPk4b — MSVVESGEHNNIRGVPTHGGRYVQYNIYGNLFEVSRKYVPPIRPVGRGAYGIVCAAVNAETGEEVAIKKIGNAFDNRIDAKRTLREIKLLRHMDHANIMSIKDIIRPPQKENFNDVYLVSELMDTDLHQIIRSNQQLTDDHCRYFLYQLLRGLKYVHSANVLHRDLKPSNLLLNANCDLKIADFGLARTTSETDFMTEYVVTRWYRAPELLLNCSEYTAAIDIWSVGCILGEIITRQPLFPGKDYVHQLRLITELIGSPNDASLGFLRSDNARRYVKQLPQYPKQNFSARFPDMSPGAVDLLEKMLIFDPNRRITVDEALSHPYMAPLHDINEEPVCTRPFSFDFEQPSFTEEDIKELIWRESVKFNPVPPVY; from the exons ATGTCTGTTGTTGAGTCAGGTGAACACAACAACATCAGAGGAGTACCTACTCATGGTGGACGCTATGTTCAGTACAATATCTATGGCAATCTCTTTGAAGTTTCCAGAAAGTATGTCCCTCCTATTCGCCCTGTGGGTAGAGGCGCTTATGGTATTGTTTG CGCTGCTGTAAATGCAGAGACAGGTGAGGAAGTTGCCATTAAGAAGATTGGCAATGCATTTGATAACAGAATAGATGCCAAAAGGACCTTACGAGAAATTAAACTTCTTCGGCACATGGATCATGCAAAT ATTATGTCCATTAAAGATATTATACGTCCTCCACAGAAGGAAAACTTCAATGATGTGTACCTTGTTTCTGAGTTAATGGACACAGATCTGCATCAAATAATACGTTCTAATCAGCAATTGACTGATGATCATTGTCGG TATTTTCTGTATCAATTGTTACGAGGGCTCAAATATGTACATTCAGCAAATGTTTTGCACCGTGATCTAAAGCCTAGTAATTTGCTATTGAATGCCAATTGTGACCTTAAGATTGCGGACTTTGGTCTTGCTAGAACTACATCTGAAACTGACTTTATGACTGAGTATGTGGTCACTAGATGGTACCGTGCTCCCGAATTGCTTCTTAATTGTTCAGAATATACAGCAGCCATTGATATATGGTCTGTTGGTTGCATACTTGGTGAAATCATAACCAGACAACCACTCTTTCCTGGCAAAGATTATGTTCATCAGCTGAGACTTATCACAGAG cTGATAGGTTCACCCAATGATGCCAGCCTTGGATTTCTACGAAGTGATAATGCTCGTAGATATGTAAAACAGCTTCCCCAATATCCAAAGCAAAACTTTTCTGCTAGATTTCCCGACATGTCTCCTGGTGCAGTTGATTTGCTAGAGAAGATGCTCATCTTTGATCCAAACAGGCGAATTACAG TTGATGAGGCGTTGAGCCACCCATACATGGCACCTCTCCATGACATCAATGAGGAACCTGTTTGCACCAGACCTTTCAGTTTTGACTTTGAGCAACCATCATTCACTGAAGAAGACATCAAGGAACTCATCTGGAGAGAATCTGTGAAGTTCAATCCTGTTCCACCAGTCTACTGA
- the LOC100787980 gene encoding probable polygalacturonase, translating to MELLWKDHMRVQVIRLVCAVLLVTLLSSEVAESRKVKTVGTSFKYEAINCRTHSASLTDFGGVGDGKTSNTKAFQSAISHLSQYASKGGAQLYVPAGKWLTGSFSLISHFTLYLNKDAVLLASQDISEWPAIEPLPSYGRGRDAPAGRYTSLIFGTNLTDVIVTGGNGTIDGQGAFWWQKFHKKKLKYTRPYLIELMFSDQIQISNLTLLNSPSWNLHPVYSSNIIIKGLTIIAPVPSPNTDGINPDSCTNTRIEDCYIVSGDDCVAVKSGWDEYGIKFGWPTKQLVIRRLTCISPQSAAIALGSEMSGGIQDVRAEDITAIHTESGVRIKTAVGRGGYVKDIYVKRMTMHTMKWVFWMTGNYGSHADSHYDPKALPEINGINYRDVVADNVTMAARLEGISNDPFTGICIANVTIGMAAKAKKQPWTCTDIEGITSGVTPKPCNSLPDQGPEKIKACDFPQGNLPIDMLELKKCAYIMKHA from the exons ATGGAGCTCTTGTGGAAAGATCACATGAGGGTACAG GTAATTAGATTGGTTTGTGCTGTCCTTTTGGTGACACTGCTGAGCTCAGAGGTAGCTGAGAGCAGAAAAGTCAAAACTGTTGGTACTTCCTTTAAGTACGAAGCTATAAATTGCAGGACTCATAGTGCTTCATTGACTGATTTTGGTGGTGTTGGAGATGGAAAGACATCAAACACAAAGGCATTTCAGTCTGCAATCAGTCATCTGAGTCAGTATGCTTCAAAAGGAGGGGCTCAACTTTATGTTCCTGCTGGGAAGTGGCTTACAGGGAGTTTTAGTCTAATCAGCCACTTCACTTTATATCTAAACAAAGATGCTGTTCTTCTTGCATCTCAG GATATTAGTGAGTGGCCTGCGATCGAACCACTCCCATCATACGGTAGAGGAAGAGACGCACCAGCAGGAAGGTACACTAGCCTCATATTTGGAACAAACCTCACTGATGTTATTGTGACAG GTGGCAATGGCACCATAGATGGTCAAGGAGCATTTTGGTGGCAGAAATTTCACAAGAAAAAGTTGAAGTACACTCGCCCTTACTTGATTGAATTAATGTTCTCAGACCAGATTCAAATCTCCAATTTAACCCTCCTAAATTCTCCATCATGGAATCTTCATCCTGTTTATAGCAG caatattattattaagggCCTCACCATCATCGCTCCTGTCCCATCTCCAAACACAGATGGCATTAATCCAG ATTCTTGCACAAATACCAGAATTGAAGACTGCTACATAGTTTCTGGGGATGACTGTGTGGCAGTGAAAAGTGGGTGGGATGAGTATGGCATAAAGTTTGGATGGCCCACAAAACAACTAGTGATCAGAAGGCTGACATGCATTTCTCCACAAAGTGCAGCCATTGCCTTGGGGAGTGAGATGTCAGGTGGAATCCAAGATGTCAGAGCTGAGGACATCACAGCCATCCACACAGAATCAGGAGTCAGAATTAAGACAGCAGTAGGAAGAGGAGGGTATGTGAAGGACATATATGTCAAGAGAATGACCATGCACACCATGAAATGGGTATTTTGGATGACTGGTAACTATGGTTCACATGCTGATAGCCACTATGATCCTAAAGCCTTGCCTGAGATCAATGGCATCAACTATAGAGATGTGGTGGCTGACAATGTCACCATGGCTGCAAGGTTGGAAGGAATCTCCAATGATCCCTTCACTGGAATCTGCATTGCCAATGTGACAATTGGCATGGCAGCCAAGGCCAAGAAACAGCCTTGGACATGCACTGATATTGAAGGGATCACAAGTGGTGTGACTCCTAAGCCATGCAATTCTTTGCCTGATCAAGGGCCTGAGAAAATCAAAGCATGTGATTTTCCCCAAGGGAATCTACCAATTGATATGTTGGAGCTCAAGAAGTGTGCTTACATTATGAAGCATGCATGA
- the LOC100818998 gene encoding probable polygalacturonase isoform X2 — MRVIRLVCALLLATLVSSEATERKAKIVDTSFEYNALNCRAHSASLTDFGGVGDGNTSNTKAFQSAISYLSQYASKGGAQLYVPAGKWLTGSFSMTSHFTLYLNKDAVLLASQDMNEWPVIKPLPSYGRGRDAPAGRYTSFIFGTNLTDVIVTGDNGTIDGQGAFWWQQFYNKRLNYTRPYLIELMFSDKIQISNLTFLNSPSWNVHPVYSSNIIIKGLTIIAPVPSPNTDGINPDSCTNTRIEDCYIVSGDDCVAVKSGWDEFGIKFGWPTKQLVIRRLTCISPQSAAIALGSEMSGGIQDVRAEDITAIHTESGVRIKTSIGRGGYVKDIYVRRMTMHTMKWAFWMTGNYGSYANNSHYDPKALPEIKGINYRDVVADNVTMAATLEGISNSPFTGICIANVTISMADKANEKPWTCTDIEGITSGVTPKPCNSLLDKGPEKIKTCDFPPEILPIDLLELKKCTYNIKHA; from the exons ATGAGG GTAATTAGATTGGTTTGTGCTCTCCTTTTGGCAACACTGGTGAGCTCAGAGGCAACTGAGAGAAAAGCCAAAATTGTTGACACTTCCTTTGAGTACAATGCCTTAAATTGCAGGGCTCATAGTGCTTCATTGACTGATTTTGGTGGTGTTGGAGATGGAAATACATCAAACACAAAGGCCTTTCAGTCTGCAATCAGTTATCTGAGTCAGTATGCTTCTAAAGGGGGAGCTCAGCTGTATGTTCCTGCTGGAAAATGGCTTACAGGGAGTTTTAGTATGACCAGTCATTTCACTTTGTATCTAAACAAAGATGCTGTTCTCCTTGCTTCTCAG GATATGAATGAGTGGCCTGTGATCAAGCCACTCCCATCATACGGTAGAGGAAGAGACGCACCAGCGGGAAGATACACCAGCTTCATATTTGGAACAAACCTCACTGATGTTATTGTCACAG GGGACAATGGCACCATAGATGGTCAAGGAGCATTTTGGTGGCAGCAATTTTACAACAAAAGGTTGAACTATACTCGACCCTACCTGATTGAATTAATGTTCTCAGACAAGATTCAAATCTCCAATCTAACGTTCCTGAATTCTCCATCATGGAATGTTCATCCTGTTTATAGCAG caatattattattaagggCCTCACCATCATCGCTCCTGTCCCATCTCCAAACACAGATGGCATTAATCCAG ATTCTTGCACAAATACCAGAATTGAAGACTGCTACATAGTTTCTGGGGATGACTGTGTGGCAGTGAAAAGTGGGTGGGATGAGTTTGGCATAAAGTTTGGATGGCCCACAAAACAACTAGTAATCAGAAGGCTGACATGCATTTCTCCACAAAGTGCAGCCATTGCCTTAGGGAGTGAAATGTCAGGTGGAATTCAAGATGTTAGAGCTGAGGACATTACAGCCATCCACACAGAATCAGGTGTCAGAATCAAGACATCAATAGGGAGAGGAGGGTATGTGAAGGACATATATGTTAGAAGAATGACCATGCATACCATGAAATGGGCATTTTGGATGACTGGTAACTATGGTTCCTATGCTAATAACAGCCACTATGATCCTAAAGCCTTGCCTGAGATCAAAGGCATTAACTATAGAGATGTGGTGGCTGATAATGTGACCATGGCTGCTACCTTGGAAGGAATCTCCAATAGCCCTTTTACTGGAATCTGCATTGCTAATGTGACAATTAGCATGGCAGACAAAGCCAATGAAAAGCCATGGACATGCACTGATATTGAAGGGATCACAAGTGGGGTGACTCCTAAGCCATGCAATTCTTTACTTGATAAGGGGCCGGAGAAAATCAAAACATGTGATTTTCCCCCAGAGATTCTACCAATTGATTTGTTAGAGCTTAAGAAGTGTACTTATAACATTAAGCATGCATGA
- the LOC100818998 gene encoding probable polygalacturonase isoform X1, with protein sequence MRVQVIRLVCALLLATLVSSEATERKAKIVDTSFEYNALNCRAHSASLTDFGGVGDGNTSNTKAFQSAISYLSQYASKGGAQLYVPAGKWLTGSFSMTSHFTLYLNKDAVLLASQDMNEWPVIKPLPSYGRGRDAPAGRYTSFIFGTNLTDVIVTGDNGTIDGQGAFWWQQFYNKRLNYTRPYLIELMFSDKIQISNLTFLNSPSWNVHPVYSSNIIIKGLTIIAPVPSPNTDGINPDSCTNTRIEDCYIVSGDDCVAVKSGWDEFGIKFGWPTKQLVIRRLTCISPQSAAIALGSEMSGGIQDVRAEDITAIHTESGVRIKTSIGRGGYVKDIYVRRMTMHTMKWAFWMTGNYGSYANNSHYDPKALPEIKGINYRDVVADNVTMAATLEGISNSPFTGICIANVTISMADKANEKPWTCTDIEGITSGVTPKPCNSLLDKGPEKIKTCDFPPEILPIDLLELKKCTYNIKHA encoded by the exons ATGAGGGTACAA GTAATTAGATTGGTTTGTGCTCTCCTTTTGGCAACACTGGTGAGCTCAGAGGCAACTGAGAGAAAAGCCAAAATTGTTGACACTTCCTTTGAGTACAATGCCTTAAATTGCAGGGCTCATAGTGCTTCATTGACTGATTTTGGTGGTGTTGGAGATGGAAATACATCAAACACAAAGGCCTTTCAGTCTGCAATCAGTTATCTGAGTCAGTATGCTTCTAAAGGGGGAGCTCAGCTGTATGTTCCTGCTGGAAAATGGCTTACAGGGAGTTTTAGTATGACCAGTCATTTCACTTTGTATCTAAACAAAGATGCTGTTCTCCTTGCTTCTCAG GATATGAATGAGTGGCCTGTGATCAAGCCACTCCCATCATACGGTAGAGGAAGAGACGCACCAGCGGGAAGATACACCAGCTTCATATTTGGAACAAACCTCACTGATGTTATTGTCACAG GGGACAATGGCACCATAGATGGTCAAGGAGCATTTTGGTGGCAGCAATTTTACAACAAAAGGTTGAACTATACTCGACCCTACCTGATTGAATTAATGTTCTCAGACAAGATTCAAATCTCCAATCTAACGTTCCTGAATTCTCCATCATGGAATGTTCATCCTGTTTATAGCAG caatattattattaagggCCTCACCATCATCGCTCCTGTCCCATCTCCAAACACAGATGGCATTAATCCAG ATTCTTGCACAAATACCAGAATTGAAGACTGCTACATAGTTTCTGGGGATGACTGTGTGGCAGTGAAAAGTGGGTGGGATGAGTTTGGCATAAAGTTTGGATGGCCCACAAAACAACTAGTAATCAGAAGGCTGACATGCATTTCTCCACAAAGTGCAGCCATTGCCTTAGGGAGTGAAATGTCAGGTGGAATTCAAGATGTTAGAGCTGAGGACATTACAGCCATCCACACAGAATCAGGTGTCAGAATCAAGACATCAATAGGGAGAGGAGGGTATGTGAAGGACATATATGTTAGAAGAATGACCATGCATACCATGAAATGGGCATTTTGGATGACTGGTAACTATGGTTCCTATGCTAATAACAGCCACTATGATCCTAAAGCCTTGCCTGAGATCAAAGGCATTAACTATAGAGATGTGGTGGCTGATAATGTGACCATGGCTGCTACCTTGGAAGGAATCTCCAATAGCCCTTTTACTGGAATCTGCATTGCTAATGTGACAATTAGCATGGCAGACAAAGCCAATGAAAAGCCATGGACATGCACTGATATTGAAGGGATCACAAGTGGGGTGACTCCTAAGCCATGCAATTCTTTACTTGATAAGGGGCCGGAGAAAATCAAAACATGTGATTTTCCCCCAGAGATTCTACCAATTGATTTGTTAGAGCTTAAGAAGTGTACTTATAACATTAAGCATGCATGA